The Streptomyces laurentii region GCGATCAGAATAAGCCGGGCCGCGGACACGGCCCGCTTCCCCTGTTCCTCTCCGGCGGCACGGTCTAGCCTCGTTCATCATCGTTTCGGGGAGCGGGGGCCGCTGTGACGCATGGGATCGCTCGTATTCGGCTGGACGACGGCACGTCCGTCTGGGCCCGGGTCAGCGGGACGGAGGAACTGGACCGGGGCACCGGCTTCCAGGACACCGGTTTCGGCGACCGGGTCGTGTCGATGGCCGGAGGCCTGACCGACGTGGTGCGCGGGGTGGTCGGTTCGCTGCGCGCCGGACTGACCCCGGAGGGGCCGGTCGAGGTCGCCGTCAGCTTCGGCATCGAACTCTCGGCGCAGGCCGGCAAGGTGATCGGGGTCCTCGCCGACGGCGGTGGCACGGCGTCGGTCAACGTGTCCCTCACCTGGACCGAACCCGGCCGCCGGGCCGCGGCCGAAGCCGCCGAAGCCGCCGCGGCCGCCGCGGGCACCCCACCGGGTACCACCGGAGCCGGAAACGGAACCGGAATCGGGACCGGAGCGGGCTCCGCGCTCCCCGCGCCCGCGGACTCGCCGGAGAACGGCCCCGGGGCCGTATGAGCGCCTTCGACGCGCTCGTGCGCCCCTCGCTCGTACGCATCGCCGCGCCCGACGCCGGGTATGACCCGCACGGCGACCCGTACTGGGGCACGGGCTACTTCATCGCCCCCGGCTGGGTGCTGACCTGTGCCCATGTCGTG contains the following coding sequences:
- a CDS encoding hypothetical protein (identified by MetaGeneAnnotator; putative;~sequence version:1) yields the protein MTHGIARIRLDDGTSVWARVSGTEELDRGTGFQDTGFGDRVVSMAGGLTDVVRGVVGSLRAGLTPEGPVEVAVSFGIELSAQAGKVIGVLADGGGTASVNVSLTWTEPGRRAAAEAAEAAAAAAGTPPGTTGAGNGTGIGTGAGSALPAPADSPENGPGAV